In the genome of Thermodesulfobacteriota bacterium, one region contains:
- a CDS encoding CBS domain-containing protein codes for MYVKDIMTTNVVTVPSTTSIADAKRIMQAHRFRRLPVVDKGKLVGLVTEHRLESVSPSKATSLTVWEIGYLLEKTTVKEIMERHLITVKPEMTVEEAISLSQENKVGALIVLEDSRVVGILTTNDFFYKIVNKVLGIGEKGTRFEVTDGGEGKALEEVISCVNKHGLKIVTLHVIALSEKSKNDVVIHVDGEDVTKVIDELKGKGYTVTLRKR; via the coding sequence ATGTATGTAAAAGACATTATGACAACGAATGTTGTTACTGTTCCCAGCACTACCTCTATTGCGGATGCAAAGAGGATAATGCAAGCCCACAGGTTTCGCAGATTACCCGTGGTAGACAAGGGAAAGCTGGTAGGACTGGTTACCGAACACAGATTGGAGAGTGTTTCGCCTTCCAAGGCAACATCCCTTACCGTTTGGGAAATTGGTTATCTTCTTGAAAAGACGACCGTAAAAGAGATTATGGAAAGGCATTTAATCACGGTGAAACCTGAGATGACCGTTGAGGAGGCAATATCTCTGTCTCAGGAGAACAAGGTAGGCGCCTTGATAGTGCTTGAAGATAGTAGGGTAGTGGGAATACTTACTACCAATGACTTCTTTTACAAGATTGTTAACAAAGTACTGGGTATAGGCGAAAAAGGCACTCGGTTTGAGGTTACCGACGGCGGAGAAGGTAAGGCTCTTGAGGAAGTGATTTCTTGTGTGAACAAACATGGGTTAAAAATCGTGACACTTCACGTCATAGCCCTGTCCGAAAAGAGTAAGAATGATGTTGTTATTCACGTAGATGGCGAAGATGTTACCAAAGTCATTGATGAGTTGAAGGGTAAGGGTTATACTGTAACCTTGAGGAAAAGATAG